A window of the Spirochaetae bacterium HGW-Spirochaetae-1 genome harbors these coding sequences:
- a CDS encoding flagellar biosynthesis protein FlgI, translating to MKRNIIHMLLAVAVVFPVSSALMAEVTVKLRDIVTIDGLKENQIYGYGLVVGLPGTGDSKTSLSKSSLKNFLKGLGLESDDTKTRNVAAVLLTAKLPPFVRIGDRIDITVSSIGDAKSLEGGILVQSSLLGADGNTYAAAQGRLEFPRKTGKEKVVKTVAILTRGAVIERDLSPEIITDNKIFLVLHDFDYGQADRIIKVIKKKYPASAPEMTADGKIKLQIIEKIPLPEFIGTIENMEVAPSDRPRVVINEKDGTIVAGGNIRISEAFVSREGLVVEIEDSEKKGAAAEIKEATTVKDLVDSLNAMGASNGDIIAILKALKDAGSLHAELIIK from the coding sequence ATGAAAAGAAATATCATACATATGCTACTCGCTGTTGCGGTTGTTTTCCCGGTCTCGTCGGCGCTAATGGCTGAGGTGACGGTAAAGCTCCGTGACATCGTGACCATCGATGGGTTGAAGGAAAACCAGATCTATGGCTACGGCCTTGTAGTGGGACTCCCGGGAACCGGTGATTCCAAGACATCCCTGTCGAAATCATCACTGAAAAATTTTCTGAAAGGCCTGGGACTTGAAAGTGATGATACGAAAACCAGGAACGTGGCAGCCGTGCTTCTCACGGCCAAACTTCCTCCCTTTGTGAGAATCGGCGACCGAATCGATATAACCGTGTCATCAATCGGAGACGCCAAATCCCTGGAAGGGGGAATCCTCGTTCAATCATCGCTGCTCGGCGCCGATGGGAACACCTATGCTGCTGCGCAGGGAAGGCTGGAATTCCCGCGGAAGACTGGAAAGGAAAAGGTCGTGAAGACTGTTGCAATACTGACCCGAGGCGCTGTCATCGAGCGGGACCTCTCGCCGGAAATTATCACTGACAATAAAATATTCCTGGTTCTCCACGACTTCGACTATGGTCAGGCAGACCGGATCATAAAGGTTATAAAGAAAAAATATCCGGCATCGGCACCCGAGATGACTGCCGACGGAAAGATCAAACTGCAGATTATCGAGAAGATTCCATTGCCGGAATTCATCGGCACCATCGAGAATATGGAAGTGGCGCCCAGTGACCGGCCCCGTGTCGTGATAAATGAAAAAGACGGGACTATCGTGGCCGGCGGCAATATCAGGATATCCGAGGCATTCGTGAGCCGTGAAGGCCTGGTCGTGGAGATAGAAGATTCCGAAAAAAAAGGAGCGGCGGCAGAAATCAAGGAAGCAACAACGGTGAAGGACCTGGTTGATTCATTGAATGCCATGGGCGCTTCAAACGGCGATATTATAGCGATACTGAAGGCGCTGAAGGACGCCGGTTCTCTTCACGCGGAACTCATAATCAAGTAG